A single region of the Kineosporiaceae bacterium SCSIO 59966 genome encodes:
- a CDS encoding electron transfer flavoprotein subunit alpha/FixB family protein — MTEVLVLVDHVDGAVRKTTHELLTIARRIGEPAAVLIGDGFDAARPSLAEYGAAKVYVVPSGDVTDYLVAPTAEVLAQLVEQASPAAVLLPSNAEAKEVAARLSIKTGSGLITDAVDVQADGGLRTTQSVFAGSYTVEATVTTGTPIITVKPNSTTPEPAPAAAERVDVTPTVSEAARTARVTERRPREKSGRPELTEAAIVVSGGRGTNGDFGPVEAFADALGAAVGASRAAVDAGWYPHANQVGQTGKTVSPQLYVAAGISGAIQHRAGMQTSKTIVAVNKDEEAPIFELVDFGVVGDLFTVLPQATEEILRRKG; from the coding sequence ATGACCGAGGTCCTCGTGCTCGTCGACCACGTCGACGGCGCCGTCCGCAAGACCACTCACGAGCTGCTCACCATCGCCCGCCGGATCGGCGAGCCCGCCGCCGTGCTCATCGGTGACGGCTTCGACGCCGCCCGTCCCTCGCTCGCCGAGTACGGCGCCGCGAAGGTGTACGTCGTGCCGTCCGGCGACGTCACCGACTACCTCGTCGCGCCCACGGCGGAGGTGCTCGCCCAGCTCGTCGAGCAGGCCTCGCCGGCCGCGGTGCTGCTGCCCTCCAACGCCGAGGCCAAGGAGGTCGCGGCCCGGCTGTCCATCAAGACCGGCAGCGGCCTGATCACCGACGCGGTCGACGTCCAGGCGGACGGCGGGCTGCGCACCACCCAGTCGGTGTTCGCCGGCTCCTACACGGTGGAGGCCACCGTCACCACCGGCACCCCGATCATCACCGTCAAGCCGAACTCGACGACCCCCGAGCCGGCCCCGGCTGCCGCCGAGCGGGTCGACGTCACGCCGACCGTGTCCGAGGCGGCCAGGACCGCCCGGGTGACCGAGCGCAGGCCGCGCGAGAAGAGCGGCCGCCCCGAGCTCACCGAGGCGGCCATCGTCGTCTCCGGCGGGCGGGGCACGAACGGCGACTTCGGTCCGGTGGAGGCGTTCGCCGACGCGCTCGGGGCGGCGGTCGGTGCCTCCCGCGCTGCTGTGGACGCCGGCTGGTACCCGCACGCGAACCAGGTCGGGCAGACCGGCAAGACGGTCTCGCCGCAGCTGTACGTCGCCGCGGGCATCTCCGGGGCGATCCAGCACCGGGCCGGGATGCAGACCTCGAAGACCATCGTCGCGGTCAACAAGGACGAGGAGGCGCCGATCTTCGAGCTCGTCGACTTCGGCGTCGTCGGTGACCTGTTCACCGTGCTGCCGCAGGCCACCGAGGAGATCCTCCGCCGCAAGGGCTGA
- the mnmA gene encoding tRNA 2-thiouridine(34) synthase MnmA: protein MSGGVDSAVAAARAVDAGHDVVGVHLALSREPAGERTGARGCCTVEDAHDARRTADVLGVPFYVWDLSARFATDVVDVFTAEYAAGRTPNPCLLCNQRIKFSALLDRALALGFDAVATGHYARIAPGPDGRPALHRAADRVKDQSYVLSVVPAARLAHALFPLGDAVDKAAVRAEAAERGLAVAGKPDSHDICFVPDGDTRGWLARRLPPQRPGPVVDTAGQVVGSHDGAAGHTVGQRRGLRLGTPAPDGRPRYVLDVSVATNTITVGSAEDLGVDRVAGTGPVWCGPPAQPGAVVGVQVRAHGEEVPGTVTEAGERLVVALHRPVRGVAPGQTAALYDGDRVVGSATVEAAGRDR, encoded by the coding sequence ATGAGCGGCGGGGTCGACTCGGCCGTCGCCGCGGCCCGCGCGGTCGACGCCGGCCACGACGTCGTCGGCGTCCACCTGGCCCTGTCCCGGGAACCGGCCGGGGAGCGGACCGGCGCCCGCGGCTGCTGCACGGTCGAGGACGCCCACGACGCCCGGCGCACCGCCGACGTCCTCGGCGTCCCGTTCTACGTCTGGGACCTGTCCGCGCGCTTCGCGACCGACGTCGTCGACGTCTTCACCGCCGAGTACGCGGCCGGTCGCACACCCAACCCGTGCCTGCTGTGCAACCAGCGGATCAAGTTCTCCGCGCTGCTCGACCGCGCCCTGGCGCTCGGCTTCGACGCCGTCGCCACCGGGCACTACGCCCGGATCGCGCCGGGCCCGGACGGCCGGCCCGCCCTGCACCGGGCGGCCGACCGCGTCAAGGACCAGTCGTACGTGCTGTCGGTGGTGCCCGCCGCCCGGCTGGCCCACGCGCTGTTCCCGCTCGGGGACGCGGTGGACAAGGCCGCCGTGCGCGCCGAGGCGGCTGAGCGCGGGCTCGCCGTGGCCGGGAAGCCGGACAGCCACGACATCTGCTTCGTCCCGGACGGCGACACCCGCGGCTGGCTGGCTCGCCGGCTGCCGCCGCAGCGTCCCGGCCCCGTCGTGGACACCGCCGGGCAGGTCGTCGGCAGCCACGACGGCGCCGCCGGGCACACCGTCGGCCAGCGGCGCGGACTCCGGCTGGGCACCCCGGCGCCGGACGGCCGGCCCCGCTACGTGCTCGACGTCTCGGTGGCCACGAACACCATCACGGTCGGCTCGGCCGAGGACCTCGGCGTGGACCGGGTCGCCGGCACCGGGCCGGTCTGGTGCGGCCCACCGGCCCAGCCCGGTGCCGTCGTCGGCGTGCAGGTCCGCGCGCACGGGGAAGAGGTGCCGGGCACCGTCACCGAGGCCGGCGAGCGGCTCGTGGTCGCCCTGCACCGGCCGGTGCGCGGGGTCGCCCCCGGGCAGACGGCCGCCCTGTACGACGGCGACCGCGTCGTCGGCAGCGCCACCGTCGAGGCGGCGGGGCGCGACCGGTGA
- a CDS encoding electron transfer flavoprotein subunit beta/FixA family protein: MKIVVLVKHVPDAQGERTFNASDNTTDRTAVDGLLSELDEYAVEEALKLKESAEAEVVVLTMGPADAVDAVRKSLQMGADSGVHVLDDALHGSDAPATSLVLAHAVRKIGESGPVDLVLTGMASTDGTMGVVPAMLAERLGLPQVTYASELTVGDGTVTIRRDGDASTQVVEASLPAVVSVTDQINEPRYPSFKGIMAAKKKPVETWSLADLGLDPSQVGLAAAWTKVESFTARPPRTQGEVVTDEGDGGVKLAEFLVSRKFV; this comes from the coding sequence ATGAAGATCGTCGTCTTGGTCAAGCACGTCCCTGACGCCCAGGGCGAGCGCACGTTCAACGCCAGCGACAACACCACCGACCGCACCGCGGTCGACGGACTGCTGTCCGAGCTCGACGAGTACGCCGTCGAGGAGGCGCTCAAGCTCAAGGAGTCCGCGGAGGCCGAGGTCGTGGTCCTGACCATGGGCCCGGCGGACGCCGTCGACGCCGTCCGCAAGTCCCTGCAGATGGGCGCCGACTCCGGCGTCCACGTCCTCGACGACGCCCTGCACGGCTCGGACGCCCCGGCGACGTCCCTCGTCCTCGCCCACGCCGTCCGCAAGATCGGCGAGAGCGGCCCGGTCGACCTCGTCCTCACCGGTATGGCGTCCACCGACGGCACGATGGGCGTCGTGCCCGCGATGCTCGCCGAGCGGCTCGGTCTGCCGCAGGTCACCTACGCCTCGGAGCTGACCGTCGGCGACGGCACCGTGACCATCCGGCGGGACGGGGACGCCTCGACGCAGGTCGTCGAGGCGAGCCTGCCTGCGGTGGTCAGCGTCACCGACCAGATCAACGAGCCCCGTTACCCCTCGTTCAAGGGGATCATGGCGGCGAAGAAGAAGCCGGTCGAGACCTGGTCGCTCGCCGACCTCGGCCTCGACCCCTCCCAGGTCGGGCTGGCCGCCGCCTGGACGAAGGTCGAGTCCTTCACCGCTCGTCCCCCGAGGACCCAGGGCGAGGTCGTCACCGACGAGGGCGACGGCGGCGTGAAGCTCGCCGAGTTCCTCGTCTCCCGCAAGTTCGTCTGA
- a CDS encoding cysteine desulfurase yields the protein MTAYLDHAATTPMLPEAVAAMTAELTAVGNASSLHTSGRRARRVVEESRELLAAALGARPGEVVLTASGTEADNLAVKGLFWARRDADPRRRRVLASAVEHHAVLDALEWLAVHEDAEVVLLPVDTVGRVDVDALRAELAADPGSVALVTVMWANNEVGTVQPVADVVAAAAEYGVPVHSDAVQAVGALPVDFTASGLDALTVSAHKLGGPVGAGALLLRRGVDVVPLLHGGGQERGVRSGTLAAASFRGFAVAADTAVRRRPQTAARVAALRDRLVAGLLETVPDVVLRGDPDPAGRLPGNVHITVPGCEGDSLLYLLDARGVECSTGSACQAGVARPSHVLLAMGLDEQTASGALRLTLGAASTEQDVDAVLEAIGPVVQRARSAGLAAAAPRVAS from the coding sequence GTGACGGCCTACCTCGACCACGCGGCGACCACGCCGATGCTGCCGGAGGCGGTGGCAGCGATGACGGCCGAGCTCACCGCCGTGGGCAACGCCTCGTCGCTGCACACCTCCGGCCGGCGTGCCCGCCGGGTGGTCGAGGAGTCCCGGGAGCTGCTCGCGGCCGCGCTCGGTGCCCGCCCGGGCGAGGTCGTCCTGACCGCCAGCGGCACCGAGGCCGACAACCTCGCGGTCAAGGGGCTGTTCTGGGCCCGCCGGGACGCCGACCCGCGCCGGCGCCGCGTGCTCGCCTCGGCGGTGGAGCACCACGCCGTCCTCGACGCGCTGGAGTGGCTCGCCGTCCACGAGGACGCCGAGGTCGTCCTGCTGCCCGTCGACACGGTCGGCCGGGTGGACGTCGACGCCCTGCGCGCCGAGCTGGCCGCCGACCCCGGGTCCGTCGCCCTGGTGACGGTGATGTGGGCGAACAACGAGGTCGGCACGGTCCAGCCGGTCGCCGACGTGGTCGCCGCCGCGGCCGAGTACGGCGTCCCGGTGCACTCCGACGCCGTCCAGGCGGTCGGGGCGCTGCCCGTCGACTTCACCGCCAGCGGGCTGGACGCGCTCACCGTCTCGGCGCACAAGCTCGGTGGTCCGGTCGGAGCCGGGGCCCTGCTGCTGCGCCGCGGCGTCGACGTCGTCCCGCTGCTGCACGGCGGTGGCCAGGAGCGCGGGGTGCGCTCGGGCACGCTGGCTGCCGCCTCCTTCCGGGGCTTCGCGGTGGCCGCGGACACCGCGGTGCGCCGCCGCCCGCAGACCGCCGCACGGGTGGCCGCCCTGCGCGACCGGCTCGTCGCCGGGTTGCTCGAGACGGTGCCGGACGTCGTCCTGCGCGGCGACCCGGACCCGGCCGGACGGCTTCCCGGCAACGTGCACATCACCGTGCCCGGCTGCGAGGGGGACTCGCTGCTCTACCTGCTCGACGCCCGTGGCGTGGAGTGCTCGACCGGGTCCGCCTGCCAGGCCGGGGTCGCCCGGCCGAGCCACGTGCTGCTCGCCATGGGCCTGGACGAGCAGACCGCCTCGGGCGCGCTGCGGCTCACCCTCGGCGCGGCCTCGACCGAGCAGGACGTCGACGCGGTGCTCGAGGCCATCGGGCCGGTGGTGCAGCGGGCCCGTTCAGCCGGGCTGGCCGCGGCCGCGCCCCGGGTGGCGTCGTGA
- a CDS encoding enoyl-CoA hydratase/isomerase family protein, whose protein sequence is MPGHHPCSDQHPCDELEAPLGEYVRLEVDGGIGTIRLDRPPMNALNSQVQEELRAAATEAAERRDVAAVVVYGGEKVFAAGADIKEMQAMSYTDMVERSTALQSAFTAVARIPKPTVAAVTGYALGGGCELALCCDMRVAGESARLGQPEILLGIIPGAGGTQRLPRLVGPSRAKDLIFSGRHVTADEALRIGLVDRVVPDEEVYTAARQGVERYVGAASFALRAAKEAVDRGLEVDLDTGLAIERMQFTGLFATADKDTGMRSFVEEGPGKARFEGR, encoded by the coding sequence ATGCCCGGCCACCATCCCTGCTCCGACCAGCACCCCTGCGACGAACTGGAGGCACCGTTGGGCGAGTACGTCAGGCTCGAGGTCGACGGCGGTATCGGCACCATCCGGCTGGACCGACCGCCGATGAACGCGCTGAACTCTCAGGTCCAGGAGGAGCTGCGGGCCGCCGCGACGGAGGCCGCCGAGCGGCGCGACGTCGCCGCCGTCGTCGTCTACGGGGGCGAGAAGGTGTTCGCCGCCGGAGCGGACATCAAGGAGATGCAGGCGATGTCGTACACGGACATGGTCGAGCGCTCCACGGCGCTGCAGTCCGCGTTCACCGCCGTCGCGCGGATCCCGAAGCCCACCGTGGCGGCGGTGACCGGCTACGCCCTCGGCGGCGGCTGCGAGCTGGCGCTGTGCTGCGACATGCGGGTGGCCGGCGAGTCCGCCCGCCTCGGTCAGCCGGAGATCCTGCTCGGCATCATCCCCGGCGCCGGCGGCACCCAGCGCCTGCCGCGGCTCGTCGGTCCTTCGCGGGCCAAGGACCTGATCTTCTCCGGTCGGCACGTGACGGCCGACGAGGCGCTGCGGATCGGTCTGGTCGACCGCGTCGTCCCGGACGAGGAGGTCTACACCGCCGCCCGGCAGGGCGTCGAGAGGTACGTCGGGGCCGCCTCGTTCGCCCTACGAGCGGCCAAGGAGGCCGTCGACCGGGGGCTCGAGGTCGACCTGGACACCGGGCTGGCGATCGAGCGGATGCAGTTCACCGGCCTGTTCGCCACCGCCGACAAGGACACCGGCATGAGGTCGTTCGTCGAGGAGGGGCCCGGCAAGGCCCGCTTCGAGGGGCGGTGA